In Oligoflexus sp., the DNA window CGTGGTGAAGGTTGGAGCCATGACGCGTGTTGAAGGCGAAGGCTCGCTTCTTATTCAGACGGAAGGCGATCGGGTCAAAAACGTTGACCTCCATATCTTCGAGCCGCCTCGTTTTTTTGAGGCGTTCCTCCGTGGGCGTGCTGTCCATGAAACTCCTGATATCACATCCCGTATCTGCGGGATTTGTCCGGTGGCCTATCAGATGAGTGCGGTGCATGCGATTGAAAGCGGGCTAGGCGTCGTCATGCCTGATGCGATTCGCCGGCTGCGACGCCTTCTTTATTGCGGTGAATGGATCGAAAGCCATGTCCTTCATATCTACCTTCTGCATGCCCCTGATTTCCTCGGCTTGCCCGATGCCATAAGCCTGGGTAAAACGCAGCGCCAGCGGCTGGAGACGGGTCTGAGGCTGAAAAAACTGGGCAATCGGATCATGGCGCTGTTAGGAGGCCGGGAGATTCATCCCATCAATGTCAAGGTCGGAGGATTCTATAAGATCCCGCCGCGGGAAAGCTTTCGGGAGTTGAGTGACGAACTCTTCTGGGGCATAGAAGCGGCCAAGGATACACTCAGCTGGGTGTCCGGCTTTACCTTTCCAGAATTCGCAATGGATACCGAGTACGTGGCTCTGCAAAACCCAGGGGAATATCCCATGAACGAGGGGAATATTGCGTCCTCGCGTGGCCTGCGCATCGAGACCCGCGCGTTTGAAGATCATTTTGAAGAGTATCAGGCCCCGCAGTCGACAGCCTTGCATGCAAGAAGGCGAGGGCATGGCTCGTATCTCACAGGGCCGATAGCCCGCTTCTTGCTGAATTTCGCAGCTCTGCCGCCCCCGGTGCAAAAGCTCGCCCAGGAAAGCGGCATCCCTTTACCCTGTTACAATCCCTATCGCAGCATTCAGATTCGCGCGCTGGAGGTCATCTATGCCTGTCAGGAGGCGCAGCGCCTCATACAGGATTACGAAGATGGCCAGAGATCGTCGGTGGAACTGCAGGTTCATGCCGGAAGCGGCTGTGCAGCGACAGAAGCCCCGCGTGGGCTCCTTTATCATCGCTATGAATGGGATGGCGAGGGCTCGATCCTGGCCGCACGAATCGTGCCGCCGACCAGCCAAAATCAGAGCCGGATGGAAGAAGACCTTGGCACTCTGGTGGCAGGTCACCTGTCCCTTCCCGATGACGAACTCGCTGCGCACTGCGAGCGTTTCGTTCGCAACTTTGATCCGTGCATTTCCTGCGCCACTCATTTTCTTAAACTCACGCGGGAAAGGGTATAGCTCCATGGAAAAAGATCCCTTCCTGATCATAGCGCTTGGTCATGAATATCGTAGAGATGACGGTTTCGGAGCCCATGTTTTACGGAATCTGCTCAAAGAAGCTGAGGTTTCCTGCGAGGCCGTGTTCCACGCCGGGGATGTATCGGATCTTTTGGAGCGATGGAATCATCGCAGGGTGATTGTCATTGACGCCTCGGAATCACAAGGCGCTCCAGGTCGTCTGCATATACTGAAGCCCTTGCTTGCCTCCTGTCTTGTGCCGGAAGGCACAGTATCTTCCCATGGACTCGGGCTGGCGAAAACCATCGAACTCGGGAAAGTCCTGGGGAAATCGCCACGGGAGCTGATCGTGCTGACGGTCGAAGGTCAGGATTTCGGCTCGGGACCGGGTCTTTCCAGCGAGGTCAGGGGCGCGGTGGACGAGGCTTTGTCACAGCTTAAAAAACTTGTCATCGGCATGGAGACGGTTCATGCATGAAAGCGGAGTTATGAAGGATATGATGGCCTCCATTCAAAAACTCAGGGCGGATAACCGACTCATGAAAGTCACGCGGATCACGGTTCGGATCGGCGCTCTCAGTCCTTTTTCCGTGGATCATTTCCGGGAACATTTTTTCGAGGCTGCCGCAGGAAGTCCGATCGAGCAGGCGACGCTTGTCGTGGAAACTTCGGATGACATCGGGGCTGATGATGCGCAGTCCATAGTTTTGGAAGAGATTGAAGGTGAATGTGCCGGCTGAAAAAATGCAGCTGAGACTGGAGATCCACGGCCTCGTGCAGGGGGTGGGCTTTCGACCTTTTGTCTATCGTATGGCTCAGGCCCATGATGTGAAGGGATGGGTGCAGAATACCGGCGATGGCCTTGTGATCGAAGCCACGGGTGATGCCGATAGGCTGCATCAATTTATTGCAAGGCTCACAAGCGAAAAACCCCACGGGGCGCGGATCGATTCGCTGGACGTTTTGGAAGGGGAGGGGGCGCAGCGGGAGGATTTCGTAATCCTGGAAAGTCGTGTCACTCGCGTAAGCACGGATTTTCCCCTGGATGTCGCCATCTGTGAAGAGTGCCGTCGGGAACTGTCCTCGCCGGGGAATCGTAGGTTTCAGTATCCTTTCATCACCTGCACATACTGTGGTCCCCGCTTCACCATCCTTCGCGCCTTGCCCTTCGATCGGCAGAACACCAGCATGGCGAAGTTCGCGCTCTGTTCGGAATGCGCAGAGGAATATTCAGATCCAGAAAATCGACGCTTTCATGCGCAGACAATATCCTGCCCCGACTGTGGTCCCCAGCTTAAACTTCTGATGGTTGATGGAGGAGTCAGGGGATGGAATCAAGATGCTCTCAGACAGGCGGCCTCGCTTTTGCGAGAAGGCGGGGTGCTGGCTCTCAAGGGAATCGGCGGCTATCACATTGCGGTGGATGCCACCAACGAACGAGCGATCCAAAATCTTCGGCAAAGAAAAAGGCGGCCTGAAAAACCTTTGGCGGTGATGTTCGCGGACCTTCAACGGCTCCACGATTTTGCGCAACCCACCGAAGCCGAGTGCCAGTGTCTTCTAAGCCCTGCTTCCCCCATCGTCCTTTTAAAACAGCATCCCCAAAGGCGGCTCGCCCCCGGCGTCGGTCAAGGAGCACCGCTTCTGGGCGCCATGCTTTCCCATAGCCCTTTGCATCTTTTGCTATGTGAAGCCTGTGAGTTTCCTCTGGTGATGACCAGCGGAAATACCTCAGGTGGTCCCGTCATCATTCAGGATGACGATGCCTTCCGAAAGCTTGGACCTTTGGTGGATGCCGTGCTCACGCATGATCGGGATATTCTGCATCACGCCGATGATTCAGTTGTGCGAGTCTGGGATCGGCAACGTACGGTCCTGCGTTTAGGGCGCGGTCTTGCGCCTTATGTCATTCCCTGTGCAGCACCATCAGGAATTTTGGCTCTGGGCGGGCATCAGAAGAATAGTTTTGCGCTGACCAATCAGAATAAGCTTTTTATCAGCCAGGATATGGGCACGCTGGATGCCTATCAGAATCTTCAACGATTGGACGCCGAGATCCGTTCCTGGTTCGATCTTATGAAACTGCAGCCTGCTTGCGCTCTGCATGATCAGCATCCTGACTATGGCTCCACTCGCCTCGCCACGCGCATCCATCGAAAGGCGCCGGGGATTCCGCACCATGAGGCCCACGTCATGGCCTTCTATATGGAACAGCAGTCCATGGAGGCAGGTCTTGCGCTCGCCTGGGATGGATGGGGCCTTGGTGCCGAGGGTGAGTTATGGGGCGGGGAATTCTACGATGTAAAGCCTCGCGAAGGAAAAGCCTGGCTTCGGCGTATGGGGTCTCTTCTGCCCTTTATCCTCGCCGGCGCAGACAGGGCGGCCCGTGAACCCTGGCGCTGTGCTCTGGGAGTCGCCCATGCGTTGTTTGGTGAGCGGGCTGATAGAAAACTTGAGCACTACGGAGCGGCCGCCTGTTTAAGGCAAAAGGGAGCGGACATCGTACTTTCCCTTCTGCAGAAAGGCCAGTCGTCTGCACAGTGCAGCAGTGTGGGGCGAATTTTCGATGCGGTCGCTTCGCTTTTGAATATCAAGCAGGTCTGCACGTTTGAAGCTCAGGCGCCCATGCTGCTGGAAGGTCAGGTCGAGGAGGGCCATGTGTTTGATCCCTATCCCCTGATCATCCAGCGGCGGGACGCTCGTTCTTGAAAGCTGCGCTTTTACGTTCGTCCGCGTCAGCAGGTTTTTCTTCCGTGCCGATTGTTTTAGCTTTGTACCCGGCCTTCTCGATGGCTTGAAGCAAAGCCGACTCGCTTGCCATGCCTTGCGTGAATTCGATGGCCGCTCTTTCGGTGGCCAGGTTCACGGTCGCACGAGTCACCCCGTTGACCTTGGCCAGCGCTTTTTCGATGCGCTGCACACAGGAGGCGCAGGTCATGCCTTCGATGCTGACTTCGAGTTTGCCCTTTTCCACCTCGTAGCCTGCCTTTTCAATGGCGGCCAGGACCTTGGGTAAGGCTGTGCTCTCGCGAGTCACCACATGAGCGGATTCCAAAGCGAGGTTGACGGTGACATCCGTGACCTCTTCGAGCTTTCTTACCGAGCGCTCGATGCGGTGGACGCAGGACGCCCAAGGGGCTCTCTTGAATGGAGCATGGGCTGCAACGGGCAGCCCTTACTGGCTTCTGCCCCCGGAAGGCCGGGTATGCGGCAGGTTTTCGTCTTCGGGCGTTTCGCAGGTGGCGGCTTTCGGTTCGGGCCTATAGGCTCTTCCCGTGCTATTCAGATGAGCCTCAAGCAGCCTGAGGAATTCGCGAACCGCGGAACTATCACGCAAGGAATAAGCGGCATCCGATATCGAATCGCCTACGCTGATGGTAATCCCGCGACCTTTTAAAGCCGCGAACATTTCTTCGTCGGTCCTGTCATCACCTATGGCCACATAGGTCCGCTGATCATCCCTCGCCAGGCGCCGCTCGACCACCTGGCCCTTGCTGATGCCCTTGAAGCGGACTTCAATATTCTTCTTGCCGGCGAGGATATCCAACTCGTCCGCCCCATCCAATGCCTTGATTTCCTGAGTCAGCGCGAGCAGGTGGCGTTCCATGGCTCCAACTTCCACCATGCGATAATGCAAAACCGTGGAAAAAGCCTTGTTCTCGATCAGCACGCCCTTGTGCAGAGCTTTGTACTGCTGGAAGATCGCCTGAACGCGCTGCAGAAGCGGCGATTCCTTCTTGGGATCAAAGAGAAAGTTCCGGCGACGTGAAACCGGATCGAAGGAAATGCCCCCATGCTCTCCGTGAATATGCACGGGCAGACGATGAAACCAGTGGAAGAGTTCATCAAAGCGA includes these proteins:
- a CDS encoding Ni/Fe hydrogenase subunit alpha; translated protein: MNPHDPEQAAEKTSTRVVKVGAMTRVEGEGSLLIQTEGDRVKNVDLHIFEPPRFFEAFLRGRAVHETPDITSRICGICPVAYQMSAVHAIESGLGVVMPDAIRRLRRLLYCGEWIESHVLHIYLLHAPDFLGLPDAISLGKTQRQRLETGLRLKKLGNRIMALLGGREIHPINVKVGGFYKIPPRESFRELSDELFWGIEAAKDTLSWVSGFTFPEFAMDTEYVALQNPGEYPMNEGNIASSRGLRIETRAFEDHFEEYQAPQSTALHARRRGHGSYLTGPIARFLLNFAALPPPVQKLAQESGIPLPCYNPYRSIQIRALEVIYACQEAQRLIQDYEDGQRSSVELQVHAGSGCAATEAPRGLLYHRYEWDGEGSILAARIVPPTSQNQSRMEEDLGTLVAGHLSLPDDELAAHCERFVRNFDPCISCATHFLKLTRERV
- a CDS encoding hydrogenase maturation protease is translated as MEKDPFLIIALGHEYRRDDGFGAHVLRNLLKEAEVSCEAVFHAGDVSDLLERWNHRRVIVIDASESQGAPGRLHILKPLLASCLVPEGTVSSHGLGLAKTIELGKVLGKSPRELIVLTVEGQDFGSGPGLSSEVRGAVDEALSQLKKLVIGMETVHA
- a CDS encoding hydrogenase/urease maturation nickel metallochaperone HypA, yielding MHESGVMKDMMASIQKLRADNRLMKVTRITVRIGALSPFSVDHFREHFFEAAAGSPIEQATLVVETSDDIGADDAQSIVLEEIEGECAG
- the hypF gene encoding carbamoyltransferase HypF; the encoded protein is MNVPAEKMQLRLEIHGLVQGVGFRPFVYRMAQAHDVKGWVQNTGDGLVIEATGDADRLHQFIARLTSEKPHGARIDSLDVLEGEGAQREDFVILESRVTRVSTDFPLDVAICEECRRELSSPGNRRFQYPFITCTYCGPRFTILRALPFDRQNTSMAKFALCSECAEEYSDPENRRFHAQTISCPDCGPQLKLLMVDGGVRGWNQDALRQAASLLREGGVLALKGIGGYHIAVDATNERAIQNLRQRKRRPEKPLAVMFADLQRLHDFAQPTEAECQCLLSPASPIVLLKQHPQRRLAPGVGQGAPLLGAMLSHSPLHLLLCEACEFPLVMTSGNTSGGPVIIQDDDAFRKLGPLVDAVLTHDRDILHHADDSVVRVWDRQRTVLRLGRGLAPYVIPCAAPSGILALGGHQKNSFALTNQNKLFISQDMGTLDAYQNLQRLDAEIRSWFDLMKLQPACALHDQHPDYGSTRLATRIHRKAPGIPHHEAHVMAFYMEQQSMEAGLALAWDGWGLGAEGELWGGEFYDVKPREGKAWLRRMGSLLPFILAGADRAAREPWRCALGVAHALFGERADRKLEHYGAAACLRQKGADIVLSLLQKGQSSAQCSSVGRIFDAVASLLNIKQVCTFEAQAPMLLEGQVEEGHVFDPYPLIIQRRDARS
- a CDS encoding copper ion binding protein: MPVAAHAPFKRAPWASCVHRIERSVRKLEEVTDVTVNLALESAHVVTRESTALPKVLAAIEKAGYEVEKGKLEVSIEGMTCASCVQRIEKALAKVNGVTRATVNLATERAAIEFTQGMASESALLQAIEKAGYKAKTIGTEEKPADADERKSAAFKNERPAAG